The genomic window ACCGCCTCGAGCCACTCGTCGGCGGGCGTCGACCCGTCGAGCACCCCGAGGACGATACTGCCCTCGATCTCGAGTTCCTCGTCGATGTGTTCCTCGACGGTCCGGAGGTCGAGGTCGAAATCGCTCATAGGGGGTCGGTCGAACCGGGACGAGAAAAACGTTCGCCATCAACCTTTTACTCTGCGGTCTGTCGCGCTGGCGGCAGCATAGCTGCCCCACAGCGCACCGTCCCTCGGTAAAAGGTTGATCAAAAGCACGTCGTCACCCCCTCGCCGCGCCGGTGGCGCGGTTTCGAGGGTTCCTCGGCCCGCTCGCTCACTCCGTTCGCTCGCGGTGACTATCGAATACGGACGGATCAGTCCATCGGGAACTCCTTCTGGAATCCGCGGAACTCGGTGCGGTGGGCCTCCTCGTCGGTGAGGATCGTCACCGCCACGTCCTCCGTGACGGGGTCGTTCGCGTCGTCGGCGGCCTCGATCAGCGATCGATACGTCTCGATCGCGTCGTTCTCGGCCTCGAGGACGCCCTCGATGACCGACTGGACGTCGGTGGTGTCTTCGGGGGGTTGGAGACTGTGTTGCTTGGCTTCGAACTGCTCGGAGCCCGGCGGCGACTCGTCGAGTTGCTTCAGGCGCTCCCCGAGTATCCGCGCGTGGTCGAGTTCCTCCTGGATGTCCTCCTCTAAGCTCTCTTTGACCTCCTCGGCGTGGATCCCGTCCAGCACGATCGCGTTCGAGAGGTAGTTCATCACGGTCTCGAGTTCGTCGTTGTAGGCCTCCGTCAGGAGGTCCGTGATCTCGTCGGTCGTCATG from Haloterrigena sp. KLK7 includes these protein-coding regions:
- a CDS encoding ferritin-like domain-containing protein → MTTDEITDLLTEAYNDELETVMNYLSNAIVLDGIHAEEVKESLEEDIQEELDHARILGERLKQLDESPPGSEQFEAKQHSLQPPEDTTDVQSVIEGVLEAENDAIETYRSLIEAADDANDPVTEDVAVTILTDEEAHRTEFRGFQKEFPMD